In Lacibacter sp. H375, one DNA window encodes the following:
- a CDS encoding SusC/RagA family TonB-linked outer membrane protein, producing the protein MRKIATVLVLLLSCGLTFAQQRTVTGKVTSEDGSPLAGATVSAKGGNSSTTTDVAGRFSLAVGPKVKTLIFSYVGLATTEVDIEGGEVNISLKNQSAEISEVIVTGVAGATSRKKMTVSVTKVGAEQLQTVPASSAANALAGKVAGLKTSSVNGNPGQGADLLLRGDNNLGTSSAPLILVDGVILSGSLADINIDDVESIEVVKGAAAAAAYGSRAGNGVISVITKRGKGLGLNKPAITVRNEIGMQDLSHYLKTSESHYYRLATDWQTAQGKYTKYAGVTYPANYIGAGFDPGISGSRGIDPDGYMDNPFGVYRNPQAEFFRTGVNMVNFISVANRTEKNNVYLSFENNKQEGVVKLTDGYERQNFRFNIDQNITPWLRFSASNLFINRSSSTAGASSGLFYNIARMEKDVNLSAPNPDGQPYYLRINNFNAEVTNPLYPLYKQKNSSKSRRWVANYNVNIRFTQWADLDVIQTMETDNFRSSSINPQDTWTRSGGTAATMGMSYTQGSMSQSTSESRVNNTQINLNLNHKFGDFSTRGKLSYLYENRNYESNFISASQFRISGIENFENFSSINDASSYVESEKAQNYFAILGLDWKDKILFDGMFRYDGSSLFGPDARWNPYYRASAGYRISEDFKIKGIDELKIRAAYGTAGIRPGFDWQYEVYNLSNGNAVASQKGNTFLKPSTTEEKEIGLNVDFLKKFSLEVTYAESVTRDQFLNVPLIPFLNDGFNSQWQNAGTVKSNTLELTFGANWIKKKDFSWKSTVVFSRVKQRITDLPIAPYLAGGQDFNGDQNIFYVKGGEVYGAIYGYRMVRTLEEMATQLPAGKTISDYVINSEGYVIPKGTEGTTSELPIKRLNSDGSLWYGKIGNGNPDFVAGITNTLTYKGFQLYILLDWKQGGDIYNGKEQRLVFNYISQKQDMTNVPAGQKKAAAYWGTGMYDANNANAYWVEDGTYLKVREIALGYSVPTKALSGIFNGFVKGINAKVIGRNLLTFTNYSGYDPEVGTIRYPVDGIYANPIYRNIAFSLQFNF; encoded by the coding sequence ATGAGAAAAATTGCAACAGTCTTAGTCCTGCTGTTAAGTTGTGGGCTGACCTTTGCCCAACAAAGGACTGTAACCGGAAAAGTTACATCTGAAGACGGATCACCACTTGCTGGCGCTACCGTCTCTGCGAAGGGTGGAAATTCATCCACAACTACAGATGTGGCCGGACGCTTCAGTCTGGCTGTCGGTCCAAAAGTCAAAACTTTAATTTTCAGTTATGTAGGTTTAGCTACAACTGAAGTTGACATTGAAGGAGGGGAAGTGAATATCTCCTTAAAAAATCAAAGTGCCGAGATTAGTGAAGTAATTGTTACAGGTGTTGCCGGTGCAACATCTAGAAAAAAGATGACAGTTTCTGTAACTAAAGTAGGTGCAGAACAACTGCAAACTGTGCCCGCTTCTTCCGCAGCCAATGCTTTGGCAGGTAAAGTGGCCGGTTTAAAAACTTCTTCAGTGAACGGTAATCCTGGACAGGGTGCCGATTTGTTGTTAAGAGGTGACAATAACCTTGGAACCAGTTCGGCTCCACTCATTCTAGTTGATGGAGTAATCTTATCAGGTAGCCTTGCCGACATCAATATTGATGACGTTGAGTCAATCGAAGTGGTTAAAGGTGCCGCTGCAGCAGCTGCATATGGTTCAAGAGCCGGTAATGGTGTAATTTCTGTTATTACTAAAAGAGGTAAAGGGCTTGGGCTTAATAAACCAGCTATAACAGTGAGAAACGAAATAGGAATGCAAGACCTATCCCACTACCTGAAAACATCAGAGTCTCACTACTATAGGTTAGCAACTGATTGGCAAACAGCGCAGGGTAAATACACTAAGTACGCAGGTGTTACCTATCCTGCTAATTACATTGGTGCCGGTTTCGACCCTGGAATCAGTGGTTCAAGAGGTATTGATCCTGATGGCTATATGGATAATCCATTTGGTGTTTACCGTAACCCCCAAGCCGAGTTCTTCAGAACGGGTGTGAATATGGTAAACTTCATTTCAGTAGCAAACCGTACAGAAAAGAACAACGTCTATCTTTCTTTTGAAAATAATAAGCAGGAAGGTGTTGTAAAACTGACTGATGGATACGAAAGACAGAACTTCAGATTTAATATCGATCAGAATATTACTCCATGGCTACGTTTCAGTGCCTCAAACTTATTTATCAATAGGTCTTCAAGCACGGCTGGGGCGTCAAGTGGATTGTTTTACAATATTGCCCGTATGGAAAAAGATGTTAATCTGAGTGCTCCAAATCCAGACGGACAGCCCTATTACCTGCGTATCAATAACTTTAATGCGGAAGTAACCAATCCTTTGTATCCATTGTACAAGCAAAAAAACAGCTCTAAATCACGTAGATGGGTGGCTAATTATAACGTCAACATTCGATTTACACAATGGGCTGACCTGGATGTAATTCAAACAATGGAGACTGATAACTTCAGATCTTCAAGTATTAACCCTCAGGATACTTGGACTAGATCAGGCGGTACGGCTGCAACCATGGGTATGTCTTATACACAGGGTAGTATGTCCCAATCTACCAGCGAATCCAGAGTCAACAATACGCAAATCAATCTTAACCTCAACCATAAATTCGGTGATTTCTCTACCAGAGGTAAATTGTCTTATCTCTACGAAAACAGAAATTACGAGAGCAATTTCATTAGTGCTTCTCAATTCAGAATCTCTGGTATTGAAAACTTTGAAAATTTTTCAAGCATCAATGACGCATCTTCTTACGTAGAAAGCGAAAAGGCGCAAAACTATTTTGCAATCTTAGGCTTGGATTGGAAAGACAAGATCCTTTTTGATGGTATGTTCCGTTATGATGGTTCTTCTTTGTTTGGCCCTGATGCTCGTTGGAACCCTTATTACAGGGCATCTGCTGGTTATCGAATTTCTGAAGATTTCAAAATCAAAGGAATTGATGAATTAAAAATTAGAGCTGCATATGGTACAGCCGGTATCCGTCCTGGTTTTGATTGGCAGTATGAAGTTTATAATCTCTCAAACGGTAATGCCGTAGCAAGCCAAAAAGGGAACACATTCCTGAAACCTTCGACAACTGAAGAAAAGGAAATTGGCTTAAATGTTGATTTCTTAAAGAAATTCAGCTTAGAGGTTACTTATGCTGAGTCTGTAACAAGAGATCAGTTTTTGAATGTGCCATTGATTCCTTTTTTGAATGATGGTTTTAACAGCCAGTGGCAAAATGCCGGTACAGTAAAATCTAACACGCTTGAATTGACATTTGGAGCGAATTGGATAAAGAAGAAAGACTTCTCATGGAAATCAACCGTTGTATTCTCAAGAGTGAAACAAAGAATTACTGACTTGCCAATCGCTCCATATTTAGCGGGTGGTCAGGATTTCAATGGCGATCAGAATATCTTCTATGTTAAAGGAGGCGAAGTATATGGTGCAATCTACGGATACAGGATGGTACGTACATTAGAAGAAATGGCTACTCAGCTCCCTGCTGGTAAAACAATTTCTGACTACGTTATCAACAGTGAAGGATATGTAATTCCGAAAGGAACTGAAGGAACAACTTCTGAATTGCCGATCAAGCGTTTGAATTCCGATGGTTCTTTATGGTATGGTAAAATTGGTAATGGTAACCCTGATTTTGTGGCGGGTATTACTAATACATTAACCTACAAAGGTTTCCAGCTCTACATTTTGTTAGATTGGAAGCAAGGCGGTGATATTTACAATGGTAAAGAGCAACGTTTGGTGTTTAACTATATCAGCCAAAAACAGGATATGACCAATGTACCTGCCGGTCAGAAAAAAGCTGCTGCATACTGGGGTACAGGAATGTATGATGCTAACAATGCCAATGCTTATTGGGTTGAAGACGGTACTTATTTAAAGGTTCGTGAAATTGCCTTAGGTTATTCAGTGCCTACAAAAGCACTAAGTGGAATTTTCAATGGTTTTGTCAAGGGGATCAATGCGAAAGTGATTGGCCGTAACCTGTTAACCTTTACTAATTATTCAGGTTATGATCCTGAAGTAGGTACAATCAGATATCCGGTGGATGGCATTTATGCCAACCCGATTTACCGGAATATTGCATTCTCACTTCAGTTTAATTTTTAA
- a CDS encoding acetyl-CoA carboxylase carboxyltransferase subunit alpha, which yields MPSLENRQFIEIEKPIKDLVDELKELRHKAEKNPKIDYSATIQQLEQSIIDKRNEITQHLTSWQKVQLSRHPDRPYTLKYIDKMCTNFVELYGDRGVKDDKAMVGGFAQLDGETVMVIGQQKGINTKMRQLRNFGMANPEGYRKALRLMKLAEKFNKPVITLIDTPGAFPGLEAEERGQGEAIARNIYEMIRLKVPVICVIIGEGASGGALGIGVGDKVLMLENTWYTVISPESCSSILWRSWEKKEVAAEQLKLTPEHMYKFGIVDGIVPEPAGGAHWDYDAAAQMLKKELIPVLQQLKTIAPEDRINQRIERYSKMGFWDEL from the coding sequence ATGCCATCACTCGAAAACCGTCAGTTCATCGAAATCGAAAAGCCCATTAAGGACTTGGTTGATGAGCTAAAGGAATTACGCCATAAGGCAGAGAAAAATCCGAAGATCGACTATTCGGCAACTATTCAACAACTTGAGCAAAGCATCATTGATAAACGTAATGAAATTACCCAGCACCTTACGAGCTGGCAAAAAGTACAACTGAGCCGTCACCCCGACAGACCTTATACATTGAAGTACATCGATAAAATGTGTACCAATTTCGTAGAATTATATGGCGACAGAGGTGTGAAAGATGATAAAGCCATGGTTGGCGGTTTTGCACAACTGGACGGAGAAACGGTCATGGTCATTGGTCAACAAAAAGGGATCAATACAAAAATGCGTCAGCTGAGGAACTTTGGAATGGCCAACCCTGAGGGTTACCGCAAAGCATTACGTTTAATGAAGCTTGCGGAGAAATTCAATAAACCTGTTATTACATTGATTGATACACCGGGTGCGTTTCCCGGTCTTGAGGCCGAAGAACGTGGACAAGGCGAAGCCATCGCCCGTAATATCTATGAAATGATCCGCTTGAAAGTGCCTGTTATCTGTGTAATCATTGGCGAGGGAGCGAGTGGCGGTGCATTAGGAATTGGTGTGGGCGATAAAGTATTAATGCTGGAAAATACATGGTACACGGTGATCTCTCCTGAAAGTTGCAGTTCGATTTTATGGCGCAGCTGGGAAAAGAAGGAAGTTGCTGCAGAGCAATTGAAGCTTACGCCTGAGCATATGTACAAATTCGGTATTGTAGATGGTATTGTACCAGAACCTGCCGGTGGTGCTCATTGGGATTATGATGCTGCTGCACAAATGCTGAAAAAGGAGTTGATTCCAGTATTGCAACAATTAAAAACAATTGCTCCTGAAGATCGCATCAATCAACGGATTGAGCGTTACAGTAAGATGGGCTTTTGGGACGAGCTATAA
- the dapA gene encoding 4-hydroxy-tetrahydrodipicolinate synthase, protein MSFRDQLRGTGVALVTPFKDNMEIDYPALERVIDFVIDNGVEYVITLGTTGETPTLSKDEKIELILFTYEKVADRVPVVVGIGGNNTLSLIKDLETFPLQKAAAVLSASPYYNKPSQEGIYQHYKALAEVSPKPIILYNVPGRTGRNMTAGTTLRLAHDFENIIGIKEASGDMAQSMQILKDKPADFLVVSGDDNLAMPQIACGMDGVISVAANCLPKQFSEMVRLSLKGNFAAAKLLNDQMLEAYDLLFAENNPAGVKAFMTELNLLENKLRLPVVPLSEGLHKSVKNYLQRLG, encoded by the coding sequence ATGAGCTTTAGAGATCAACTGCGTGGAACCGGTGTGGCATTGGTTACTCCATTTAAAGACAACATGGAGATCGATTATCCAGCCCTAGAACGTGTTATTGATTTTGTGATCGATAACGGAGTAGAATATGTTATTACTCTCGGAACAACAGGTGAAACACCAACCCTGAGTAAGGACGAAAAGATTGAACTGATTCTTTTTACCTATGAAAAGGTGGCCGATCGTGTTCCTGTTGTAGTGGGCATTGGCGGTAACAATACTTTGTCGTTGATCAAAGATCTTGAAACATTCCCTTTACAAAAAGCGGCAGCTGTTTTGAGTGCGAGCCCATATTACAATAAGCCTTCACAGGAAGGTATTTATCAACATTACAAAGCATTGGCGGAAGTATCACCGAAGCCAATCATCCTATACAATGTACCTGGTCGTACTGGTAGAAACATGACCGCTGGAACAACGTTGCGATTGGCACATGATTTCGAAAACATCATTGGTATTAAAGAAGCGAGTGGTGATATGGCCCAGTCGATGCAAATACTCAAAGACAAGCCAGCCGATTTCCTGGTGGTAAGTGGTGATGATAATTTAGCAATGCCTCAGATCGCTTGCGGAATGGATGGTGTTATTAGCGTTGCTGCCAACTGTTTGCCAAAACAATTCAGTGAAATGGTGAGACTTTCATTAAAAGGGAATTTCGCTGCTGCAAAATTGCTGAACGATCAGATGCTTGAAGCGTATGATCTTCTGTTTGCAGAAAATAATCCCGCCGGCGTTAAAGCATTCATGACTGAATTGAATTTGCTTGAAAACAAACTTCGATTACCTGTTGTTCCATTAAGTGAAGGTTTACACAAATCTGTAAAAAACTACCTGCAACGTTTGGGATAA
- a CDS encoding alpha/beta hydrolase, producing MLEYKITRGSWSKVECAASGTSIANRVAQINSDTTLPIQIEGWADDIPGRPPVSTRTKNVFVMDTAFFIPQLNRKRRVWVYLPADYAFNKKEYPVLYMHDGQNLFDALTSSFGEWGVDEMMDSVRQRNQSIIVGIDHGDSKRLTEYNPYSSRFGDGEGDAYVDFLAQTLKPYIDKRFRTKPGPANTSIAGSSMGGLISFYAVLKYPAVFGRAGVFSPAFWIAPDLITKVEKTSSIKSPFYFVCGELEGEQMTKDMQLVYQQVKKKGSTKSIYRVVANGQHNERFWQKELPAFYMWLINQTK from the coding sequence TTGCTTGAATACAAGATCACTAGAGGAAGCTGGTCAAAAGTAGAATGTGCAGCAAGTGGTACATCAATCGCTAACCGGGTTGCACAAATTAATTCCGATACAACATTACCAATTCAAATAGAGGGCTGGGCTGATGATATACCAGGCCGCCCACCTGTTTCAACCCGTACCAAGAATGTATTTGTAATGGATACGGCATTTTTCATTCCTCAACTCAACAGGAAAAGAAGAGTGTGGGTTTATTTACCGGCAGATTATGCGTTCAACAAAAAGGAATATCCTGTTTTGTATATGCACGATGGTCAGAATCTTTTTGATGCACTCACTTCTTCGTTTGGAGAATGGGGGGTGGATGAAATGATGGATAGCGTAAGGCAAAGAAACCAAAGTATTATTGTTGGTATTGATCATGGCGATAGTAAACGGCTTACAGAATATAACCCTTACTCATCAAGGTTTGGAGATGGGGAAGGCGATGCCTATGTGGATTTTCTTGCACAAACTTTAAAGCCATATATCGATAAACGTTTTCGTACTAAACCTGGACCGGCAAATACTTCAATTGCCGGTAGTTCTATGGGAGGCCTCATCTCTTTTTATGCTGTGTTGAAATATCCTGCCGTATTTGGAAGGGCAGGTGTTTTCTCACCCGCATTCTGGATTGCTCCGGACTTAATCACAAAAGTTGAAAAAACATCATCCATCAAGTCGCCTTTTTACTTTGTTTGTGGTGAGTTGGAAGGGGAGCAGATGACAAAAGACATGCAGCTTGTTTATCAGCAGGTGAAAAAGAAAGGATCAACTAAATCCATCTACCGAGTTGTTGCAAATGGCCAACATAATGAACGTTTCTGGCAGAAAGAGTTACCTGCTTTTTACATGTGGCTAATTAATCAAACCAAGTAA
- a CDS encoding ribonuclease Z, translating to MLAVTILGNNSAIPAFGRHPTAQIITTADDLLMFDCGEGSQIQILNYRIKRSRINHIFISHLHGDHYFGLIGLLNSFALLGRIQPLHVYGPAALIEVINLQFRISNTSLPFSFTFHPIDKAGLLLDSKSYTVECFPTQHRIECWGFIVREKRQPRKINIEKTSFYNIPTSAFGSLQAGEDFVTGDGGMIKNELLTDENVKSKSYAFCADTIYDEALVPIVKHADLIYHESTYPAALTEKATERFHSTSKQAATIALKANAGRLLIGHFSAKFEIIEQFGTEAREVFPNTELATEGVTYLV from the coding sequence ATGCTGGCTGTAACCATTCTTGGAAATAACTCTGCTATACCTGCTTTCGGCAGACACCCCACCGCTCAAATTATTACTACTGCCGATGATCTGTTAATGTTCGATTGTGGTGAAGGAAGTCAAATTCAGATCCTTAACTACCGTATCAAACGTAGCCGTATCAATCATATTTTTATTTCACATTTGCATGGCGATCACTATTTCGGCTTAATTGGTTTGCTCAACAGTTTTGCCTTGCTTGGCCGTATTCAACCATTGCACGTATACGGACCGGCAGCATTAATTGAGGTAATCAACTTGCAGTTCCGCATTTCAAATACATCATTACCATTCTCATTCACCTTTCATCCAATTGATAAAGCTGGCTTATTGCTTGATTCTAAAAGCTACACCGTGGAATGTTTCCCTACTCAACACCGCATTGAGTGCTGGGGCTTTATCGTACGAGAAAAACGACAACCAAGAAAGATAAATATTGAGAAAACTTCTTTCTATAACATTCCTACTTCTGCTTTCGGCAGTCTGCAGGCAGGTGAAGATTTTGTTACCGGCGACGGAGGAATGATCAAAAATGAATTACTTACCGATGAAAACGTAAAATCAAAAAGCTATGCTTTTTGTGCTGATACCATTTATGATGAAGCCCTCGTGCCAATTGTAAAACATGCTGATCTCATCTATCATGAAAGTACTTACCCTGCTGCCTTAACTGAAAAAGCAACAGAACGCTTTCATTCTACCAGTAAGCAGGCAGCTACCATTGCCTTAAAAGCAAATGCGGGAAGATTATTGATCGGGCATTTCTCGGCGAAATTTGAGATAATTGAGCAATTTGGAACAGAAGCAAGAGAGGTTTTTCCAAATACAGAACTGGCAACTGAAGGTGTTACTTACTTGGTTTGA
- a CDS encoding STAS domain-containing protein codes for MNVKIDTKEKFHVLTPMETTLSENMTAEISQLLLTCREKEVKNVILNLSQVTNMDEQVAQIILNSQQEFYDLELSFVICEMKPELEEFLDKVEILDLLNYTPTESEAWDIVQMEEIERELFEDE; via the coding sequence ATGAATGTCAAAATTGATACCAAGGAAAAATTTCATGTACTGACACCCATGGAAACAACACTTTCGGAAAATATGACAGCCGAAATCAGCCAATTGTTGCTTACCTGCCGTGAAAAGGAAGTCAAAAACGTAATCCTTAACCTGAGCCAAGTGACAAATATGGACGAACAGGTCGCTCAAATTATTTTAAATAGTCAACAGGAATTCTATGATTTGGAATTATCCTTTGTTATTTGTGAAATGAAACCTGAGCTGGAAGAATTTCTCGACAAAGTTGAAATCCTTGATCTGCTGAATTATACACCAACAGAAAGCGAAGCATGGGACATTGTTCAAATGGAAGAAATTGAACGTGAGCTTTTTGAAGATGAATAA
- a CDS encoding ATP-dependent Clp protease ATP-binding subunit → MDHNFSTQVKEIISFSREEALRLGNDFIGTEHLVLGMIREGENTAIKVLKNLHVDLYELRKEIELAVKDKTGKNIANINSLPLTKQAEKVIRVTVLEAKALKSPQVETEHLMLSILKNKENIATQILNQFEIDYDIFRNELGMVKSNEPRAEYDDPGEEDFDDEKSKYSQSRSKQQAGAKSKTPVLDNFGRDITRLAENGSLDPIVGRETEIERVSQILSRRKKNNPILIGEPGVGKTAIVEGLALRIVQRKVSRVLYDKRVVSLDLAALVAGTKYRGQFEERMKAIMNELEKNRDVILFIDEIHTIVGAGGASGSLDASNIFKPALSRGELQCIGASTLDEYRMYIEKDGALDRRFQKVIIDPPSIDETIQILHNIKSKYEEFHNVAYNDEAINACVKLSDRYMTDRLLPDKAIDVLDEVGARVHLKNINVPQEILDLEKKIEDIKQEKNKVVKSQRFEEAASLRDTEKRLGEELEKAKAKWEEESKHKRYPIDEEAIAEVVSMMTGIPVKRMVQAETDKLRRMADDLQGAVIGQDEAISKVVKAIQRNRVGLKDPKKPIGTFIFLGPTGVGKTELARALARYMFDSDDALIRIDMSEYMEKFTVSRLIGAPPGYVGYEEGGQLTERVRRKPYSVVLLDEIEKAHPDIYNILLQVLDDGQLTDGLGRKVDFKNTLIIMTSNIGVRQLKDFGEGVGFATATRMQNAEENNKAVIEKALKKTFSPEFLNRIDDVMIFNSLTRDHIFRIIDILMKGVSARLKNLGFALELTEEAKEFISDKGYDAQFGARPLHRAIQKYLEDPLAEEILNMNIKDGDVLIADLDKENQKIKFSFKEKAKKSAKSSEA, encoded by the coding sequence ATGGATCATAATTTTTCAACCCAAGTAAAAGAAATCATTTCGTTCAGCAGGGAAGAAGCATTGAGGCTTGGAAATGATTTTATCGGAACTGAACATCTCGTGTTAGGGATGATCAGGGAAGGAGAGAACACTGCCATTAAAGTATTAAAAAATCTGCATGTTGATCTTTACGAGCTGCGAAAGGAAATTGAATTGGCAGTGAAAGACAAAACAGGAAAGAACATTGCCAATATCAACAGCTTGCCTCTAACGAAACAGGCAGAAAAGGTAATACGTGTAACTGTGCTTGAAGCAAAAGCACTTAAAAGTCCGCAGGTGGAAACAGAACACCTGATGTTATCAATATTAAAAAACAAAGAAAATATTGCTACTCAGATTTTAAACCAATTTGAAATTGATTACGATATTTTCAGAAATGAATTAGGTATGGTAAAATCAAACGAACCCCGTGCCGAGTATGATGATCCCGGCGAAGAAGACTTTGATGATGAAAAATCGAAGTATTCACAATCTCGTTCTAAACAACAAGCTGGTGCAAAAAGTAAAACACCTGTGCTTGACAATTTCGGAAGAGATATTACACGATTAGCTGAGAACGGGTCATTGGATCCAATTGTTGGTCGTGAAACAGAAATTGAGCGTGTATCACAAATCCTCTCCCGAAGGAAAAAGAACAATCCAATATTAATTGGTGAACCTGGTGTTGGTAAAACAGCCATTGTTGAAGGTCTTGCACTTCGTATTGTACAACGTAAGGTTTCACGTGTGTTGTATGATAAGCGTGTTGTATCGCTTGATCTTGCAGCATTGGTTGCCGGAACAAAATATCGTGGACAGTTCGAAGAGCGTATGAAAGCAATCATGAATGAATTGGAGAAAAACAGAGATGTTATTCTTTTCATTGATGAGATTCATACAATTGTTGGAGCGGGTGGTGCAAGTGGTTCACTTGATGCTTCAAATATTTTTAAACCTGCGTTATCCAGAGGTGAATTACAATGTATTGGTGCATCTACATTAGATGAATACAGAATGTACATTGAAAAAGATGGTGCATTAGACCGTCGTTTTCAGAAAGTAATTATTGATCCTCCAAGTATTGATGAAACAATTCAGATCCTTCATAATATCAAATCGAAATATGAAGAGTTTCATAATGTAGCTTATAACGATGAAGCAATTAACGCTTGTGTTAAGTTGAGTGATCGTTATATGACCGATCGTTTATTACCGGATAAAGCGATTGATGTGCTGGATGAAGTTGGTGCAAGAGTGCATTTAAAAAACATAAACGTGCCACAGGAAATTCTTGATCTTGAGAAAAAGATCGAAGACATCAAACAGGAAAAGAATAAAGTGGTGAAAAGTCAGCGATTTGAAGAGGCTGCATCACTTCGTGATACTGAAAAACGTTTGGGTGAAGAATTAGAAAAAGCAAAAGCGAAATGGGAAGAAGAAAGTAAGCACAAACGTTATCCGATAGACGAAGAAGCAATTGCTGAAGTGGTGAGTATGATGACGGGTATTCCGGTTAAACGCATGGTACAGGCTGAAACTGATAAGCTCCGCCGTATGGCAGATGATTTGCAAGGGGCAGTAATTGGCCAAGATGAAGCGATCAGCAAAGTGGTGAAAGCAATTCAGCGTAACAGGGTAGGGTTGAAAGATCCAAAGAAGCCGATTGGTACATTTATCTTCCTGGGTCCTACAGGTGTTGGTAAAACTGAGTTAGCCCGTGCATTAGCTAGGTATATGTTCGATAGTGATGATGCTCTCATTCGTATTGATATGAGTGAGTACATGGAGAAATTCACTGTGAGCCGTTTGATTGGCGCACCTCCCGGCTATGTTGGTTATGAAGAAGGTGGTCAATTAACTGAACGTGTACGCCGTAAGCCATACTCAGTTGTGTTGTTAGATGAAATTGAAAAAGCACATCCGGATATTTATAATATTTTATTGCAAGTGTTGGATGATGGTCAATTAACCGATGGACTTGGCCGTAAGGTTGATTTTAAGAACACACTGATAATTATGACATCTAATATTGGTGTTCGTCAATTGAAAGATTTTGGTGAAGGTGTAGGTTTTGCAACAGCAACACGTATGCAGAATGCGGAAGAGAATAACAAGGCGGTGATTGAAAAAGCCCTGAAGAAAACATTTTCTCCTGAATTCCTGAACAGGATCGATGATGTGATGATCTTTAATTCTCTCACAAGAGATCATATCTTCCGCATTATAGATATCCTGATGAAAGGCGTAAGTGCCAGGTTAAAAAATCTTGGATTTGCACTTGAGCTCACTGAAGAGGCAAAAGAATTCATTTCTGATAAAGGATATGATGCACAGTTTGGCGCCCGTCCTTTGCACCGTGCAATTCAAAAATATCTCGAAGATCCGTTAGCAGAAGAGATATTGAATATGAATATTAAAGATGGTGATGTGTTGATCGCTGATCTGGATAAAGAGAATCAGAAAATAAAATTCTCTTTTAAAGAAAAGGCGAAAAAATCAGCAAAATCATCAGAAGCATAA
- the cmk gene encoding (d)CMP kinase, with amino-acid sequence MEKNKKITIAIDGWSSCGKSTLAKQLSKELGYIYIDSGAMYRAITLYFLRNHIDWTNEAEVDEALTNITLEFKSNNKTGDSEIFLNEENVEYVIRDLVVAEKVSEVAAIKAVRSFAVAQQQKMGAEKGIIMDGRDIGTTVFPNAELKIFMTADNAIRVERRFKELFEKNPNITIEEVKSNLEMRDYIDSHREVSPLQKAADAVVIDNTDLTQSQQLQIALKYVRMKQ; translated from the coding sequence GTGGAGAAAAATAAAAAAATTACGATAGCTATCGATGGGTGGTCGAGTTGTGGTAAAAGCACATTGGCAAAGCAATTGTCGAAAGAGCTTGGCTATATATACATTGACAGCGGGGCAATGTACCGTGCTATAACGCTTTATTTTCTACGCAACCATATTGACTGGACTAATGAAGCGGAAGTAGATGAGGCGCTGACTAATATCACACTGGAATTCAAGTCAAACAATAAAACAGGCGACTCAGAAATCTTCCTCAATGAAGAAAATGTAGAGTATGTAATCCGTGATCTTGTTGTAGCTGAAAAGGTAAGTGAGGTCGCTGCTATTAAAGCCGTTCGTTCATTTGCTGTGGCCCAACAACAGAAAATGGGTGCAGAAAAAGGCATTATTATGGACGGCCGTGATATTGGCACAACCGTATTCCCCAATGCTGAATTGAAAATTTTCATGACCGCTGATAATGCCATCAGGGTTGAGCGACGTTTCAAAGAACTCTTCGAGAAGAATCCCAATATTACAATTGAAGAGGTAAAGTCAAACCTGGAGATGAGAGACTATATCGATTCGCATAGAGAAGTAAGCCCGCTTCAAAAAGCAGCCGATGCAGTGGTAATTGACAATACTGATCTTACACAATCCCAGCAACTACAAATTGCACTTAAGTATGTAAGGATGAAGCAGTAA